The genomic stretch GCCGAGGGGATCCATGCCGTGCGCGAAGGAGGGGCAGACGCTGACCGGGGAGAACGTGAGGTAGATCCCGATCAGGGTGCAGGCGACGCAGGAGGAGAAGAGGTAGCCGACGCCCTGGAGGGGGTGGAGCCGCTGTTCCGAGACGGGGGCGATCACCGGCCACCAGAAGGCCGCACCCATGAGGAGGAGGCTGGCGGTCTGGATCTGGGAAACCGCACCGATCTCCTGAGAGGCGGAGCAGAGGGAGGGCAAATGCCAGAAGCCCATCGCGCCGATGCCCATGGCCCAGCCGAGGAGGGGCTTCCCGAAGAGGGCCGAGGCCTTCGAGAGGAAGGGGCTCTTCTTCAGCGCCGACGTCACGACCTCGGGATCGAGGCTCATGAGGAGGAGGGCCGGGGCGACGAGGAGGAGCAGGATGTGGTGCACCATGTGGACGCTGAACAGGTAGCCGTTGGAGAGGCGGGCCAGCGGCGAGACGGTGGCCAGGAGGAAGGCCGTGACCGAGGCGGCGAAGAGGAGCGGACGGCTCCCCGACATCCGGCCCCGATGGGAGCGGAGGTAGAGGAAGGCGGCCACGCCCGCGACGATCCACGCCGGGGAGGTCCAATTCCAGAGACCGAGAACGAGGGAAACTTGGGAACTCATAGTGTTTAGCGGAGTGTTTGCAAACGTCTTAAGTGGAGCCTTAGAACAAGCGGGTGATCCAGCCGATCGGGTGGTAGATCATCAGGAAGAGGACGACCCAGACGACGTCGACGAAGTGCCAGTACCAGCCGAGCGCCTCGAAGGATTCCATCCGGTTCTCGGTCTTCAGGTTTTCCTTCATCAGGCCGAGGCCCCAGAAGACCGCGAGGGCGATGATGCCGACGAAGACGTGGATGCCGTGGAACCCGGTGAGGGTGAAGAAGGTGCTGCCGAAGACGTTGCGGCCGAGGTTGATCCCCTCGCCGAAGAGCTCCGCGTATTCGTAGGCCTGGCCGCCGACGAAGGTG from Verrucomicrobium sp. GAS474 encodes the following:
- a CDS encoding cytochrome c oxidase assembly protein translates to MSSQVSLVLGLWNWTSPAWIVAGVAAFLYLRSHRGRMSGSRPLLFAASVTAFLLATVSPLARLSNGYLFSVHMVHHILLLLVAPALLLMSLDPEVVTSALKKSPFLSKASALFGKPLLGWAMGIGAMGFWHLPSLCSASQEIGAVSQIQTASLLLMGAAFWWPVIAPVSEQRLHPLQGVGYLFSSCVACTLIGIYLTFSPVSVCPSFAHGMDPLGLRSWIQGDLGLTPQHDQQIGGLLMWVPSCLIYMSGVFVLFYRWYARPDSTLANEGAATAVSKSSHA